TCGGCCATTTGATGTGGAGCCCGGCCTTCAAGGCGCAGGACATTCCACTGGTCGAGCCGATCAAGCGGCTGACAGGCATTACCTGCGAGCTGGCCAATGACGCCAACATGATTGCCGAAGGGCTGATGGCGCGCGAGCACTACCAGTACAAGGGCACGACGGCGGTGATCTTCACTGGTTACGGCGTGGGCATGGGGCTGGTGATTGACGGCAAGACCTATCATGGTGCCACGGGAGCGGCCGCTGAATTCGGCCATATGAATCACATCCCCCATGGCGCGCTGTGCCGCTGCGGGCGGGCGGGCTGCCTTGAAGCCTATGCATCCGACTATGGCATCTTGCGCCATGCCGAGGGCTTGCCCGACAGCGTGCCGCCGCCGCTCAACGCTGTTGAGCCCAGCGTGATGGCGGCGCTGGAAACAGCGGCGCGGCGCGGCGACAAGAATGCGCTGGGGGCCTATCAAAACGCCGGCGAGGCCATTGGCTATGGCCTGGCGCGGATGATCGCCATCCTGAACCCGGACCGGATCATGATCAGCGGCCCTGGCCTCAAGGCGTTTGACCTGATCGAGCCTTCAATCATGACAGCGATTGCCGAAGGTGTGGTTCCAGCACTGCGCAGCAAGCTGAAGATCGAGACGATGCCGATGGATCACGACATGATCATGAGCGGTACGCTGGACAAGCTGCTGCATGAGCTGGACCGGGAGGTTTTCTCGCGGGCGGATCACTAAGACCGCAAAAACTCCGCCTTCGCCCGCCTCGCCTGCTCGGCCACATAATCGTGCACTGCTGCCACGCGGGCGGTGCGGTGGGTATCGGGGTGGCTCATCAGCCAGTAGGTTCGGGTGAAGCGCGTCTGCGGCAACAGGCGCGTGAGTTCTGGAAATTGCACCGCAGCGTAGTCGTGCAGGATGCCGATGCCGTGGCCGGCGCGCACCGCTTCCATCTGGGCCACCACACTGCCGCACTCATAATGGCGCTTCATGCGCTGGCCGAGTTCCGCCGCATAATCCAGCGCGCGGCTGTAGACGAAATCTTCGACATGGGTGATGAACAGGCGGCCATCGAGGTCGTCAATCGCTTTGATATTTCCGTGGTTTTGCAAATATGATTTCGAGGCATAGATGCTGAGTGAATAATCGGTGAGCTTGGTGATGATCAGGCGGCCCTGCTTCGGGCGGTCCAGCGTCACCACGATATCGGCTTCACGGCGCGAGAGGGAGAATGTGCGCGGCAGCGGCACCAGCTGGATCGTCAGGTCCGGGTGCTGGTTGGCCAAGGCGCCCAGTTTGCGGGCGAGGAAATAATTGCCCAGACCATCGGGTGCGCCGATGCGCACCACGCCGGAGATTTCAGCACGGGCACCGGAAATCTCGGAGCCGACCTGCAGCACTTCGGATTCCACACGCTCGGCGGATTTGAACAAGGCTTCTCCAGCGGGCGTAAGCGTGCAGCCCTGCGTCTGCCGTTCCACCAGCTTGGCGCCTAAATCTTCTTCCAAAGCCGTAAGCTGGCGGCCCACCGTGGCGTGGTTCAGGCCCAGTTGCTGGGCCGCGCCCAGGATCTGCCCGGCGCGGGCCACAGCGAGGAAAATGCGGATGCGATCCCAGTCCATGAGATGACTTTAATTTCTGCACATCAAAAATGCAAATGTTCATCTTGCTGTGCAAATCACATGCGCGCATAGAGGCGGCATCATCAGGAGGAAAACATGGCCAAGACCATTCAGCATTATATCGGCGGCGCGTTTGTGGACGGAAAGTCTGGCCGCAAGAGCCCCGTCTTCAATCCAGCCACCGGCGAACAGTCCGGCGAGCTTATTCTGGCCAACACCGCCCAGGTGGGCGAGGCCGTGGCCGCTGCCAAGAAGGCCGCACCCGATTGGGCCAATACAACCCCGCTGCGCCGGGCGCGCATCCTCAACAAGTTCCTGCGCATCCTGGAAGAGCGCACGGTGGAACTGGCCACAGTGATTTCCGAAGAACATGGCAAGGTGGTTTCCGACGCCATCGGCGAAGTGCAGCGTGGCATGGAAGTGGTGGAATTCGCCACCGGCGCCCCTCAGCTTTTGAAGAGCGAATTCACCGAGAATGTCGGCACGCGCGTTGACTCTTATGCCATGCGCCAGCCGCTCGGCGTTGTCGCTGGCATTACCCCGTTCAACTTCCCGGCCATGGTGCCGATGTGGATGTTTCCGATCGCACTCGCTGCTGGCAACACTTTCATCCTGAAGCCTTCCGAGCGTGATCCTTCCGCCTCACTGCTGTTGGCCAAGTGGCTGGAAGAAGCCGGTCTCCCGAAGGGCGTGTTCAACGTCGTTCACGGCGACAAGGAAGCCGTGGATGCGATCCTCAACCATCCCGATATTTCGGCTGTGTCCTTCGTCGGCTCCACGCCGATTGCCCGCTACATCTATGAAACAGGTACGCGCAACGGCAAGCGCGTGCAGGCTTTGGGCGGTGCCAAGAACCACATGATCATCATGCCGGATGCCGACATGGACCAGGCCGTCGATGCCCTGATGGGTGCCGCCTATGGTTCGGCTGGCGAGCGCTGCATGGCAATCTCGGTTGCCGTGCCCGTCGGCAAGAAGACCGCCGACACGCTGATCGCCAAGCTGGAGCCGAAGATCCGCGCGCTGAAAGTTGGCCCCGGCACCGACAAGGAGGCCGAGATGGGCCCGCTGGTCACCAAGCAGCATTTCGACAAGGTGACGGGCTACATCAATGAGGGCGAAAAAGAAGGCGCCAAGCTGGTCGTCGACGGCCGCGGCCTCAAGCTGCAGGGTTATGAAGGTGGTTATTTCGTCGGCGGCTCGCTGTTCGACAATGTGACGACCGACATGAAAATCTACAAGGAAGAGATTTTCGGCCCCGTGCTCTCGGTGGTGCGCGTCGAGGATTACGGCACCGCCGCCAAGATGATCAACGATCATGAATATGGCAATGGCACCGCGATCTTCACCCGTGACGGTGATGCGGCGCGCGAATTCGCGCACCAGATCCAGGTGGGCATGGTGGGCATCAATGTGCCGATCCCGGTGCCGATGGCGTTCCACTCTTTCGGCGGCTGGAAAGCCTCGCTGTTCGGCGACCATCACATGCACGGCCCGGAAGGCCTGCGGTTCTATACCAAGCTGAAGACCGTGACCTCACGCTGGCCCACGGGTATCCGTGCGGGTGCGGAGTTTGTGATGCCGGTGATGAAGTAAGAGTCGAGGTCTTACCCAATATCTCTCCATGGGCGGGCTTGACCCGCCCATCTCTTTTTCATCTCTCTTCTATTCCTTCGTCACCGCGGCGAAAACCGAGATCCCGCTTCAACCTCCGCCAGAAGATATCAGTCGATCATCAAGGTCCTATCGTTCAAGTTAACTAGGTTTTCGAACTGCGTGAAATATCAGGGCAACCGCTTCAGGAATGTCGTTCAAATTTCTAACTTTGAAACGAGTGTTTCCACGATCATTCTTGATCTCTAGTTTTGAAACGTTGGCGAAGTGTCCCACGGTTCCCCTAACCGTTATCGAAAGCTCGTCGATCTGCGGTTGGACAATGACGTACCAAAAATTATCTGGTGTCTCGCTGAAATTTCTTGATTGCCCCCTCTTAAGGTTTCCTGGAGAGCGAGAACGTACTTCCTTCAAAAGCGCGAGCGCCGTTTCATGCATTTTCTGAGACATTTCTTTTTTGGTAAGGTCTAGAAACGCCCTGTCTCCTGGGCCGAGTAACGCAGTCTCAGCATTGATCTCTCTAGGCTTCGTCACTGGGCGACCGGTCAAACTTTCTGATAAAAACCCGATCGTTCGAGACGATGTACCAACGTTGGTTGGAACTACGTTCTCAGCTTCAAATTGGAGCTGCCTCGTTTTGGATTCGAAAGAACAAGATTTGAATAGAATAGCGCTGGTTGCGCCAATCGAATTTTGCGCCTTTCCAAAATGGGCCATTTGATGCGGCGGAAGCTCAAACAACCAAATACCAGCAGAAAGCTCTTCTACGTCGCTTAGTGTCATAAGTAGGCCCATCTGATACTCCTGTGCAGCTATCTGTAGATGTTTCTGTACAGCTAGCTGAGCAGATAGCTGAAGTCAAGCGAGGAATTGCTATTGACAATTTCCCAATATAGGACTATATGCCTCTTCGCACTGAACCTGAAAGGAGGGAACAATGTGCACCGTGTTCCCATATTGCCGGATCAGTGTGCAGCGCCTGCTGGTGGTGATCCACACACTCATCGCGACCGGGAGCTTCGTCGGTAGACCTCGGGCACTAAGACCCAAGCGCCTTCAATGGCTAACCAATATTGCCGCCGAATTTAAAATCGCTGCGTTCCCCACCCGGGCTTTGGCCCTTGTCTTCTCTTCACAGAATTCTGCATCGGGCCAGAGCCTGGCGGGAGCATTCCCTCCTGCTCACACGACTGGGAAAGCGGGGCTCATTTGAGATGAGCTCCGCTTTCTTCCCTTCCGCTCCATGTGATGTGGGGCGAACAAGGGTGGACTCGCGTCTTGTTGCGAAGAGCCCTCATCCGCCTTCGGCACCTTCTCCCATTTCGCTTCGCTCAACGGGCGAAGGCGATCATCTCAAGCTTTGCAGCGCGCCGCCTTCGCCCGTCGCGTCAGCGATGGGAGAAGGTGCCGACAGGCGGATGAGGGCTCTTTCTAATGCGTGCCGACGATATACGGCTTGAAGTGCTTCGACAGCTTCAGGCCCTGCTTCTGGTAGTTCGAACCCAGCCCACCGCCATAGACGACTTCTGGGGCTGCGGTCAGCGGTTCGTAGACCAACCTTCCGATGATCTGGGCGTCCTCCAGAATGAACGGCACTTCGTGGCTGCGCACTTCCAGCACGGCTCTTGCGCCTTCGCCGTGGCCGCTCGCGTGGCCGAAGCCGGGGTCGAAGAAGCCGGCGTAGTGGACGCGGAATTCGCCGACGAGCGGGTTGTAGGGAACCATTTCGGCGGCGTGGGTGGGCGGGATTCTGACCGCCTCGCGGCTGGCCAGGATGTAGAACTGGTCGGGGTCTAGGATGAGCGAGGCTTTTTGCCAGATGGGTTCCCAGTAATCGAGGACCTCCAACGCGGCCTTCTTGTCGACATCCACCAGCGCCGAATGGCGCTTGGCGCGGAAGCCGATGGGTTCGTTCTGTTTGATGCCGGAGAGATCAACACTCAGCGCCAGGCCGCCATCGATGTTCACTTCGCCTTCGGTGATCAGCGGTTCCTTATTATGCAGTGCACGGATCAAATCATCAGTGGCGAGCGAGGCGCCGCTGCGGAAACGGATTTGCGACAGGCGGGAGCCTTGGCGTGCAAGGATTGGGAACGTGCGCGGGCTGATCTCGGCATAGAGCGGGCCTTCGTAGCCTTCGGCCACTTTGTCGAATTCCTGCGCATAATCGGTGATCACGCGCGTAAAGATGTCGAGGCGGCCGGTGGAGCTTTTCGGATTGGCGGCGGCGGAAATGCCCTTGGGCAGTTTCAGGCTTTCCAGCAGCGGCACGATATAGACGCAGCCGGTTTCCAGCACCGTGCCGCCCGCCAAATCCATTTCATGCAGCACAAGACCCTTGAGGCGCTCGGCCACCGTTTGCTTCGGGCCGGGCAAGAATGACGCGCGCACGCGGTAAGCTGTTGGGCCGAGGCGCAAATCGAGGCTGGCGGGCTGCACCTGATCAGCATCCGCTTTATGCGCCAGTTTGATTATGCCTTGATCACACAATGTGCTGATTGCTGCGGCAGGCAGGATGCCGGGCTTCAAAAGATTTTCGTTCATGTCGCTCTTTTGGCGGAATCAGACCCTGACGTGCAAGACCGCTGCCGCCGGGTGGATAACTTTTTTAACCAATGCGAATTTTTTGTGACAGACTAAAAATCGTCTGATAGCGTCAAAACCAATCAGGCTGGGGCTTAACAAGTAACGAGGGGGTGGGCGCAGCGATGCATCCAGTTTTACGCACCGTATTGCAGAGGCTTGGCCTGGGTTTGATCACCCTGTTTGCCGTCTCTATCATCATCTTCTCGTCCCTGCAGATGCTGCCGGGCGGTTATGCCCAGAACATTCTAGGCCAGGGTGCCACACCTGAACTGGTTGCGAATTTCAACCATCAGCTTGGCCTCGACCGGCCGGCTTACGTCCGTTACTTCGAATGGATCGGCAATGCTGTGCAGGGCGATTTCGGCAACAGCTATTCCGGCACAACGGGCACGATCAAGCGCAGCGTTTCTGCGATTATCGCCCCGCGTCTCTATAATACATTCTTCCTGGCCAGCATGGCCGCCGTGTTCGCGGTGCCTTTGGCGCTGCTGCTGGGCGTGCTGGCGGCGCTGTACCGCAACACCTGGTACGACCGCATTGTGAACTCCGTGACGCTGACCACGATTGCCACGCCGGAATTCTTCATCGCCTATCTGCTGATGTTTGCTTTCGCGCTGAAGCTGCGCTGGTTCCCGACATTGTCGATGATCAATTCATCGACCACGTTCAGCGAGCATCTCTACAAGGCGGCGCTGCCCGCCATCACCATGACACTGGTGATCATCGCCCACATGATGCGCATGACGCGCGCTTCGATCATCAACCTGCTGTCCAGCCCTTATATTGAAATGGCCCAGCTCAAAGGTGTGTCGAAGATGCAGGTCATCCTGCGCCACGCTCTCCCTAACGCTTGGGCGCCGATTGCCACGGTTATCGCCTTCAACCTCGCTTACCTGGTGGTGGGCGTGGTGGTGGTGGAAGTGGTTTATGTCTATCCCGGCATCGGGCAAATGATGGTGGACGGCGTGTCCAGCCGTGACATGCCCGTCGTGCAGGCCTGCGCTTTGATCTTCGCTGCCACTTACATCACGCTCAACCTTCTGGCTGACGTTGTGGCCATCATCACAAATCCAAGATTGTTGCACCCGAAATGACAAGCACCTCAGCACCCGCCCCGTTACGCGATATCAAAGCGCGCCGGACTTTTACCCAGAACGTCATTCGCACGCTGAAGACCGCGCCGCTTTCGGCCTGGTTCGGGATGATCGTCATCCTGATCTATGCGCTGGTTGCGATCTTCGCCCCGCTGCTGGCGCCTTATGGCGAAGCGCAGGTGATCGGCAAAGCCTATCTGCCATCGAGCGAACTCAGCATCCTGGGCACCGACCAGATCGGCCGAGATATTTTCTCGCGCCTGATTTACGGTGCGCGCAACACGATCGGCAT
This genomic interval from Aestuariivirga litoralis contains the following:
- a CDS encoding ROK family protein produces the protein MTKKADSDLVRRQNRHLVLEALRFAGKAPRIELGRLTGLSLATITSITTQLLNEKLLVEDSDSGQVPFKRGRPSVDLRLNPEAALVMAMKISIDKFELALTGYSGNRVAHEIRTEPTYNLPADEAARRASRFILDFLKAQNLEPARIHKIGIAVQGAVESGIGHLMWSPAFKAQDIPLVEPIKRLTGITCELANDANMIAEGLMAREHYQYKGTTAVIFTGYGVGMGLVIDGKTYHGATGAAAEFGHMNHIPHGALCRCGRAGCLEAYASDYGILRHAEGLPDSVPPPLNAVEPSVMAALETAARRGDKNALGAYQNAGEAIGYGLARMIAILNPDRIMISGPGLKAFDLIEPSIMTAIAEGVVPALRSKLKIETMPMDHDMIMSGTLDKLLHELDREVFSRADH
- a CDS encoding LysR family transcriptional regulator, yielding MDWDRIRIFLAVARAGQILGAAQQLGLNHATVGRQLTALEEDLGAKLVERQTQGCTLTPAGEALFKSAERVESEVLQVGSEISGARAEISGVVRIGAPDGLGNYFLARKLGALANQHPDLTIQLVPLPRTFSLSRREADIVVTLDRPKQGRLIITKLTDYSLSIYASKSYLQNHGNIKAIDDLDGRLFITHVEDFVYSRALDYAAELGQRMKRHYECGSVVAQMEAVRAGHGIGILHDYAAVQFPELTRLLPQTRFTRTYWLMSHPDTHRTARVAAVHDYVAEQARRAKAEFLRS
- a CDS encoding CoA-acylating methylmalonate-semialdehyde dehydrogenase, translating into MAKTIQHYIGGAFVDGKSGRKSPVFNPATGEQSGELILANTAQVGEAVAAAKKAAPDWANTTPLRRARILNKFLRILEERTVELATVISEEHGKVVSDAIGEVQRGMEVVEFATGAPQLLKSEFTENVGTRVDSYAMRQPLGVVAGITPFNFPAMVPMWMFPIALAAGNTFILKPSERDPSASLLLAKWLEEAGLPKGVFNVVHGDKEAVDAILNHPDISAVSFVGSTPIARYIYETGTRNGKRVQALGGAKNHMIIMPDADMDQAVDALMGAAYGSAGERCMAISVAVPVGKKTADTLIAKLEPKIRALKVGPGTDKEAEMGPLVTKQHFDKVTGYINEGEKEGAKLVVDGRGLKLQGYEGGYFVGGSLFDNVTTDMKIYKEEIFGPVLSVVRVEDYGTAAKMINDHEYGNGTAIFTRDGDAAREFAHQIQVGMVGINVPIPVPMAFHSFGGWKASLFGDHHMHGPEGLRFYTKLKTVTSRWPTGIRAGAEFVMPVMK
- a CDS encoding 2'-deoxycytidine 5'-triphosphate deaminase — its product is MNENLLKPGILPAAAISTLCDQGIIKLAHKADADQVQPASLDLRLGPTAYRVRASFLPGPKQTVAERLKGLVLHEMDLAGGTVLETGCVYIVPLLESLKLPKGISAAANPKSSTGRLDIFTRVITDYAQEFDKVAEGYEGPLYAEISPRTFPILARQGSRLSQIRFRSGASLATDDLIRALHNKEPLITEGEVNIDGGLALSVDLSGIKQNEPIGFRAKRHSALVDVDKKAALEVLDYWEPIWQKASLILDPDQFYILASREAVRIPPTHAAEMVPYNPLVGEFRVHYAGFFDPGFGHASGHGEGARAVLEVRSHEVPFILEDAQIIGRLVYEPLTAAPEVVYGGGLGSNYQKQGLKLSKHFKPYIVGTH
- a CDS encoding ABC transporter permease, which encodes MHPVLRTVLQRLGLGLITLFAVSIIIFSSLQMLPGGYAQNILGQGATPELVANFNHQLGLDRPAYVRYFEWIGNAVQGDFGNSYSGTTGTIKRSVSAIIAPRLYNTFFLASMAAVFAVPLALLLGVLAALYRNTWYDRIVNSVTLTTIATPEFFIAYLLMFAFALKLRWFPTLSMINSSTTFSEHLYKAALPAITMTLVIIAHMMRMTRASIINLLSSPYIEMAQLKGVSKMQVILRHALPNAWAPIATVIAFNLAYLVVGVVVVEVVYVYPGIGQMMVDGVSSRDMPVVQACALIFAATYITLNLLADVVAIITNPRLLHPK